Proteins from one SAR202 cluster bacterium genomic window:
- a CDS encoding endonuclease domain-containing protein, whose amino-acid sequence MGKPRSTPRPPSLTLPLKGGEDLKGPTPQPDGVGVQPLSKQAKERLRLNRGQIDDNLSAYKPVTGGLLPSPLEGEGQDRGSKLPSKASKGYDRLTGGKAKHLRRNLTDAERALWRRLRFKAVEGYKFRRQQPIGAYICDFVCLEKRLVIELDGGQHSWSVRHDTERDAWLNALGYKVLRFWNADVLKNPDGVLEIIYGALREPPSSVLPLKGGEGETSRRRRQPLKGSSITEASGNRQVRDD is encoded by the coding sequence ATGGGAAAGCCCCGCTCCACCCCTCGACCCCCCTCTCTAACTCTCCCCCTCAAGGGGGGAGAGGACCTGAAGGGGCCTACACCACAGCCTGATGGCGTTGGAGTGCAACCGTTATCCAAGCAAGCCAAGGAACGCCTTCGACTGAATCGTGGGCAGATAGATGACAACCTGTCTGCCTATAAGCCTGTCACGGGCGGTCTCCTTCCTTCCCCCCTTGAGGGGGAAGGCCAGGATAGGGGGTCAAAGCTTCCGTCCAAAGCCTCGAAGGGATATGACAGACTAACAGGCGGCAAGGCCAAGCATTTAAGGAGAAACCTTACGGACGCAGAAAGAGCTTTATGGCGACGTCTGCGCTTTAAGGCTGTGGAGGGATACAAGTTCCGCCGTCAACAACCTATAGGGGCCTACATTTGCGATTTTGTCTGCCTTGAGAAGAGGCTGGTGATTGAGCTGGACGGCGGACAGCATTCCTGGAGTGTCCGGCATGACACTGAAAGGGACGCCTGGCTGAACGCGCTTGGGTACAAAGTTCTAAGGTTTTGGAACGCGGATGTTCTGAAGAACCCTGATGGTGTTTTGGAAATCATATACGGTGCGTTAAGAGAACCCCCCTCTTCTGTTCTCCCCCTCAAGGGGGGAGAAGGTGAGACCAGCCGACGTAGACGTCAACCTCTAAAAGGCTCCTCGATCACAGAGGCTAGCGGGAACAGACAGGTGCGGGATGACTGA
- a CDS encoding NADH-quinone oxidoreductase subunit N has product MTENLHLLLPEFLLAALAVAVLMVDAFLSERWKGLLPWLSVAGLGGLLALALWLLWGEDQSLYGGLVEADAYSLFFKVMFMALGVVVCLGSADYVKKHFRGQGEFYSIVIIAVLGMMVMASAAELLTAYIALELMTFCFYILVAFARHDRKSNEAGVKYILIGAFSSAILLYGVSLLYGAVGTTRYGEIETAIAGAMRDAGSVTPTLWVGLALILVGLGFKVAAAPFHMWAPDTYEGAPLPVTAFLSVGSKVAAFALILRLFAEAFAPSIDQWRPIVAGLAAATMTIGNLVAIAQTNYKRLLAYSSIGHVGFMLTGIAALSLIGTQGLILYMVGYAVTSMAVFVALIAFFNMTGREDIYDLGGLADSHPFIAASIAIGLFSLAGLPFFAGFTMKFYLFTAVGDEGLLWLAGLAIFNSLISLYYYLMVVRQMYIEPPPAWAASEAAVAVEGGRRGGRGARATAVEERRGSRAGQAVAVVKPIRPGGLITGVLALLTLGTIFIGVYPFQLVEAVKAASRALFAGG; this is encoded by the coding sequence ATGACTGAGAACCTGCACCTGCTCCTCCCCGAGTTCCTGCTGGCGGCGCTGGCGGTGGCGGTGCTGATGGTGGACGCGTTCCTATCGGAGCGGTGGAAGGGGTTGCTGCCGTGGCTGAGCGTGGCGGGGCTGGGCGGCTTGCTGGCCCTGGCGCTGTGGCTGCTGTGGGGCGAGGACCAATCCTTGTACGGCGGGCTAGTGGAGGCGGACGCCTATTCACTGTTCTTCAAGGTTATGTTTATGGCGCTGGGCGTGGTGGTATGCCTGGGGTCGGCGGACTATGTGAAGAAGCACTTTCGAGGCCAGGGCGAATTCTACTCGATAGTCATAATTGCTGTGCTGGGCATGATGGTCATGGCGTCGGCGGCGGAGCTACTGACGGCCTACATCGCGCTTGAGCTGATGACGTTTTGTTTTTATATCCTGGTGGCCTTCGCCCGCCACGACCGCAAGTCCAACGAGGCCGGCGTTAAATACATACTCATCGGCGCCTTCTCGTCGGCGATCCTGCTGTACGGCGTCAGCCTTCTCTACGGCGCGGTGGGGACGACTCGGTATGGTGAGATAGAGACCGCCATTGCTGGCGCGATGCGGGATGCGGGGTCAGTGACGCCGACGCTATGGGTGGGGCTGGCGCTGATACTGGTGGGGCTGGGGTTCAAGGTGGCGGCGGCGCCTTTCCACATGTGGGCGCCGGACACCTATGAAGGCGCGCCGCTACCGGTGACGGCCTTCCTGTCCGTGGGGTCCAAGGTGGCGGCCTTTGCGCTGATACTGCGGCTTTTTGCCGAGGCCTTCGCGCCATCCATCGACCAATGGCGGCCCATTGTGGCCGGGCTGGCGGCGGCAACTATGACCATCGGCAATCTGGTAGCCATCGCGCAGACCAACTACAAGCGGCTGCTGGCGTATTCGAGCATTGGACACGTGGGGTTCATGCTGACAGGCATCGCGGCGCTGTCGTTGATTGGCACACAGGGGTTGATTCTGTACATGGTGGGGTACGCGGTGACGAGCATGGCGGTATTCGTGGCTCTTATCGCCTTCTTCAACATGACGGGCCGAGAGGACATCTACGACCTGGGCGGGCTGGCGGACAGCCACCCGTTCATCGCGGCGTCGATAGCCATTGGACTGTTCTCGCTGGCGGGGCTGCCATTCTTTGCCGGCTTCACGATGAAGTTCTATCTGTTCACGGCGGTGGGGGACGAGGGGTTATTGTGGCTGGCGGGGCTGGCTATCTTTAACAGCCTCATATCGCTCTACTACTACCTGATGGTGGTGCGGCAGATGTATATAGAGCCGCCGCCGGCGTGGGCGGCTTCTGAGGCGGCGGTGGCGGTGGAGGGCGGCCGCCGTGGTGGTAGGGGGGCGAGGGCGACGGCGGTGGAGGAGAGGCGTGGGAGCAGGGCGGGGCAGGCGGTGGCGGTAGTGAAGCCGATCCGCCCAGGCGGACTGATTACAGGGGTGCTAGCGCTGCTGACGCTGGGGACGATATTTATAGGGGTGTACCCGTTCCAGCTTGTGGAGGCGGTTAAGGCGGCGAGCCGGGCGCTGTTTGCGGGGGGGTAG
- a CDS encoding asparaginase: MGGTIASTGSPRLVFAGYGGGPRLTIQQIVDRVPELKDFAQIKTEQYDTKGFPSPMDSLKVARRINQIFRDQPDTAGVVVTHGTAIMEETAYFLNLLVKSDKPVVITGAMRPPSAMGTDADNNLLCATLVAASPESRNKGCLLVLNDTIQAAREVTKQDSYRIDTFASREIGLLGYCDSDLRIVYYRSPTKKHTHQTEFDPDKIDRIPRVELVFCAPGSDGRLIRLAADDGAEGIVWAGAGAGDGPPGVAEAIDYARSKGVVVVVATRGGSGRVIRLKGYIERTLVAADNLIPQKAVALLMLALTRTKDVEEIQRMFEMY; the protein is encoded by the coding sequence ATGGGCGGCACCATCGCCTCCACCGGCTCACCCCGCCTGGTCTTCGCCGGCTACGGCGGCGGGCCGAGGCTGACCATCCAGCAAATAGTGGACCGCGTACCGGAGCTTAAGGACTTCGCCCAGATCAAGACCGAGCAGTACGACACCAAGGGTTTCCCCAGCCCCATGGACTCCCTCAAAGTCGCGCGGCGCATCAACCAGATCTTCCGTGACCAGCCCGACACGGCCGGGGTCGTTGTCACTCACGGCACCGCCATCATGGAGGAGACCGCCTACTTCCTGAACCTCCTGGTCAAAAGCGACAAGCCTGTGGTCATAACCGGCGCCATGCGCCCGCCCTCCGCCATGGGCACCGACGCCGACAACAACCTCCTCTGCGCCACCCTGGTAGCCGCCAGCCCCGAGTCCCGCAATAAGGGTTGCCTGCTAGTCCTCAACGACACTATCCAGGCCGCGCGAGAGGTCACCAAGCAGGACTCCTATCGTATCGACACCTTCGCCTCCCGCGAGATCGGCCTCCTCGGCTACTGTGACTCCGACCTGCGCATCGTCTACTACCGCTCCCCCACCAAGAAGCACACCCACCAGACCGAGTTCGACCCCGATAAAATCGACCGCATCCCTCGCGTCGAGCTAGTCTTCTGCGCCCCCGGCTCCGACGGACGCCTCATTCGCCTGGCCGCCGACGACGGCGCCGAAGGCATTGTCTGGGCGGGCGCGGGCGCTGGCGATGGCCCTCCCGGCGTCGCCGAGGCCATCGACTACGCACGAAGCAAAGGCGTGGTGGTAGTGGTGGCCACTCGAGGCGGCTCGGGCCGCGTTATCCGCCTCAAAGGCTACATCGAGCGCACCCTCGTCGCCGCCGACAACCTCATCCCTCAAAAAGCCGTCGCGTTATTAATGCTGGCCCTTACGAGGACTAAAGACGTGGAAGAGATACAGAGGATGTTTGAGATGTACTGA